A region of the Callithrix jacchus isolate 240 chromosome 10, calJac240_pri, whole genome shotgun sequence genome:
AGGAAGCAATGGGGAGCCACTGAAAGTATACGACTTGGTCAGATTTAGGtttaaaaaccaaagaaagaagggttggggagggagagatAGAGATAGGGTAAGAAGGAAGGGAAGTTGGCTGCCCCAGCATGGTAACTGCAATTGAAGAGTGTAATAGTAATTGAGGGGAGTTTGGTTACTATGTCAGTGTCAAGAATTCTGTGCAGAAATGAAGGAGGCCTGACAGAGACGAAGGAACTCTgaatagagattttatttttttgagatggagtctcgctctgtcacccaggctggagtgcagtggcacagtcttggttcactgcaacctgggttcaagtgattctcttgcctcagcctcccgagtagctgggattacaggcacccaccaccatgcctggataattattattttttcctccagaGGGAgtattgctttgttgcccaggccagagtgcagtggcacaatctcagcttactgcaacctccgcctcccaggttcaagcagttctccaggctcagcctcctgaatagctgagattacaggtgcctgccaccatgcccggctaatttttgcattcttggtagagacgggtttcaccatgttggccaggctggtcttgaactcttttttttttttttttttgagacagagtctcgctctgtcacccaggctggagtgcaatggtacaatctcagctcactgcaacctccatctcctgggttcaagcaattctccggcctcagcctcctgagttcctagaattacaggcaccagccaccacactcagctaatttttgtatttttagtagagatgtgggtttcatcacgttggccaggctggtctcgaactctccacctcaggtgatccacccgcctcggcctcccaaagtgctgagattacagggatgagccaccgtgtccggcctgaATAGAAATCTAAGAGTATGAATGGAGGGAGGAGTCGAGAACAGTTAGGCTTCTCGCGTACATCATTGGGTGGCTCCAGATGTCACTCACAAATATAGGCTTTGGAGGAGGAACATAACCAAAAGAAACGCCCCTTTGTGCTCCGCCCATAGCGGGAGGAAGGTGTCAATTGGCTGCTTCGAGCAACGCTCCAAAAACTACCGAGGGTGGTGGGAGATGTGTTCTTGCGTTATTGCCGAGACTTCCCGGCCTCCCCAGCTCCGGAACTTCCGGCCGGCGCAGCCATCTTGCCTTCCTGACCTTGGGCTCCCGCCGGTGGCTGTCCGTGGTGTACTCCGTACCATCATGTCCGTCCTGACACCGCTGCTGCTGCGGGGCCTGACAGGCTCGGCCCGGCGGCTTCCGGTGCCGCGCGCCCAGGTCCATTCGATGCCTCCGGAGCAGAAGCTTGGGGTCCTGGTGAGGAACGGGCCGGGAAGAGCACGGGAGGCGTCGTGGGCTGGCCCCTTCTGCGGCGCTGAGCTCAGGCGGCCCTGAGAGTGCCCCGCACCCCGCGGCCAGCCGCGTAACGGGGAGCAGCATTGCCGGTTTGGGCGTGTCTGAAGGGCGCGGACGACGGGGACAGTGCCCGGGTGACAGTAGGGACTATCGGCGTTAGGTCTTTCCCCAGAGCCTCACCATCTCGAGTCAGGCCCCGTCAGGTCCTCCCTCCCCTGTCGCTTTCTCGCTGCGCCGCCTGGAGCAGACTTCTTTAGCCCTCTCTGAGCCCATTTTCTCATCGGTTCACTGGGGGATGCCTGACGACCGTCAGCGACGATAATGGTCGTTACTGCCATTTAATTCAcgttttttgaggctgagtcttgctctgcttcttggctggagagcaatggcgccgtctcggctcactgcaacctccggctcccgggttcaagcgattctcctgcgtcagatTCCCGTACGGGCCCGTGCCACCACagccaattaattttttattattagtagagacgaggtttcaccatgtcggccaggctggtctcgaactcatgacttccaagtgattctccctcctcgacctcccaaagtgctgggattacaggtgtgagccaccgtgcccagccctgctaTTTATTATCATTAGAGACGGGGAAAGAAGACCCCAACAGGCTTTCGAATTCCCAGAAATGTGGGGGTGTTTAGCTCTTTAGGGCATCTTTCACCTCTTTCAGCTTCTGTGCCTTTGCCTCAGGCGGTGGAGCCAGGCATTAAATGCCAGCCCTCAGAATCCAGGTTAGTGGGCCTTGAGTGTGAGGAGCAGAGCCAGGAGGGCACTGCAGCTAAAGAAACATCAGTGATGATAAGGAGTGTATGGCCATAGCACCCGGAACACGCCACATCTCCTCTGATAGAAACTGCACCCATACACATCGCCTGCCGTGTGCCAGATGCTGTGCTGGTCTGATTCAGTCCTTCCAGTGACCCTGAGAAGAAAGCatgatttatttgcattttttgtgtttttttttttgagacggagtttcgctcttgttacccaggctggagtgcaatggtgtgatctcggctcaccacaacctccgcctcctgggttcaaacaattctcctgcctcagcctcccgagtagctgggactacaggcgcacgctaccatgcccagcttatttttgtattttaagtagagttagggtttcaccatgttgaccaggatgatctcgatctcttgacctcatgatccacccgcctcagcctcccgaagtgctgggattataggcgtgagccaccatgcccagccgcgtTTTGTGTTTGAAGGTGCTGAAACATAGGAGCAGTGTGTTGATTTGTCAGAAGTAACtttcagtcaggtgtggtggctcacacctgaaatcccagcactttgggaggctgaggtgggtagttCATGaagtcgagagtttgagaccagcctggccaatatggtgaaaccccgtctctactaaataaccctaaaactagccgggcatggtggcgtgtgactgtagtcccagctactcaggaggctgaggcaggagaattgcttgaacccggaaggtggaggttgcagtgagctgagattgcaccactgcactccagcctcagcaatagagggagactctgtctcaaaaaaaaaaaaaaaaagttacaccttcagtggcaaaggattttatcacccaagctggagtactgtgggtgcgatcatggctcactgcagcctcaacttcctgggctcaaggaatcctcccacctcagcctcccaagcagctgggactacagggacatgccaccataccaggctagtttttgatgttttgttgagacagggtctcactacatggcccaggctggtcttgaactcctgagctcaagtgatctcctgcctcagcctcctaaagtgctaggattacagatgtgagcctcccTGCCCCAAAGATGGAATTTGAACTCAAGGCTGACTGCAAGTTGTTCTGTGGACCTAATTACTTTTGAGACGATGGCAGTGGCTGAAAAGGTCTTTTACCCCTAGCCTCCAGGTCTTGGagaggaggtgggaagggagggcttttaaaaaaaattttatttttatttttttataaaaatggggtttcaccatgttggtcaggctggtcttgaactcccgacctcaggtgatctgcctgccttggcctgcaaagcgcttggattacaggcttgagccaccacacccagctggaagGGAGGGGGTTTTAAGACAAAGAAGGATAGGTATAGTTTTAGTTACTGGCCAATGCAAGGATCCTGGGTCTCAACAgaccagctttgtttttgtttttgtttgagatggagtgcagatctgtcacccaggctggaatgcagtggcacgatatcagctcactgcaacctctacctcccgggttcaggcaattctcctgcctcagcctctccggtagctgggactacaggctcctgtcACCACTCCCCACTaattgtttgtatatatatatttttgagatggagtctcactctgtcacctaggctggagtacagtggctcaattttggctcactgcaacctctgcctcctgggttcaagcgattctcctgcttcagcctccccagtagctgagattataggtgcccaccaccatgcctggctaatttttgtcttttagtagagatggggtttcaccatgtttgtcaggctggtctcaaacttttgaccttatgatccacccgttttggcctcccacagtgctgggattacaaacatgagctaccacatccagccttttttgtatttttttttttctgtagaggtggggtttttccatgttggtcaggctggtctcgaattcctgacctcaggtgatctgcccatctcggcatcccaaagtcctgggaatacgggcgtgagccaccacacctggccccttttttgtatttttagtagaggcggggtttcaccatgttggccaggctggtctctaactcctgacctcgtgatccgcctgcctcagcctcccaaaatgcttggattacaggcatgagccactgtgcctggcccagaccaGCTTTaaaacaggtttctttttttttgttttgtatatatttttttcttttttcttctgcccaattccatttataaaacaggcTTCAGTGAATCCTGCTTCCTGTCCTTTCCTTTATGATCTGGTGGTGGATTTCTCCCTGGACCCTGACCCTGGctgtctctccttcctctcaATCCTCCCCCTCCTTATAACTGATCCTTTACCTCAAGGGCTCAAGGGTTAGTGTGGCCTTGGATCTGCTCTGTCTGCTCCCTCCAGCCTGGATTCCTTTAATGTGAGGATGCCGGGTCCCATTTGCCTCTGAGTCCTGGCTCCCCGAGGGGGGCTTTCTGCTGCCTGGTAACTGATAGGACTTAAGAGAGCTGAGGAGAATCCTGACTCTGAGGTGCCTTCTTTCTTGTGCTCTGTGTAGGAATTGGCCATTGGGCTTACCTCCTGCATGGTGACCTTCCTCCTGCCTGCAGGCTGGATCCTGTCACACCTGGAGAGCTACAAGAAGCGGGGGTGAAGGGGGCCGTTCTGGTCCTCACACCGTGACCTGACCAGCCCCACCAGCCCATCCTGGTCACGTTCCTGCATTCCTGGCTGGCCTCCCCTGGATCATGTCGTTCAATTCCAGTCACCTCTTATGCGATTATGACCTCTCGATGTCTCCATGGTGACCTCCTAGGACCACAAATATTGACCCTGCTTGGTGGGGTCCCCGTTGTaacaataaaatctatttaaaccTTACTTCAGAAATTCATGGTGCCTTCCCTCCTGCCTGAGCTCATGCCTCCACTGGCACTGGTGGGGATGTGGGGAAGAGCACCCAGCTGGCTGCCCTGTGTTGTGTGTGCCTCAGCCGGACTCCTCGTGTGCTTCTGTGCCTTTAAATGGTGCCTGACTTCCTGGGAAGACAAAGCCTGTTGTCACTGGGCAGCTTTTGTGGCTCATCCCCTCCAGCTCCCTTGTTTGTGCAAAAGcccagtgggtgtgtgtgtgtgtgtctgtgtatctgtccTGTTAGGGCTGGGTCTTCAGCCTCTCCTCTAAGGGGCCAGCCTTCCAGCCTGCCCTGGTCTTCCTTTTTGGTGGACTCCATTTCTTGGGTGCTGGTGCCCTTCCTAATTAGGGGTAGGGACTTTGCAGAACTTTgcctttgagacggagtcttactctgttggtcaggctggagtgcagtgatgtgatcttggctgactgcaacctctgcctcccagcttcaagcaattctgcctcagcctcccatgtagctaggactacaggtgtgtgacacaccagctaatttttttttctttttgaattggagtctcgctctgtcactaggctggagtacagtggctggatctcagctcactgcgacctccgcctcctggttcaagtgattctattgccccagcctcctgagtagctgggactacaggcacgtgccaccatacccagatgattgtttgtattttagtagacagggtttcactgtgttaaccaggatggtctcgatctcctgaccttatgatccacctgccttggcctcccaaagtgctggaattacaggcgtgagccaccatgcctagctgctgcttgccttttttttttttttttttaatttgagacggagttttgttgttgttacccagactggagtgcaatggcatgatctcagctcaccgcaacctccgtctcctgggttcaagcaattctgcctcagcctcccgagtagctgggactacaggcgtgcaccaccatgcccagctaactttgtatttttagtagagacggggtttcaccttgttgaccaggatggtctcgatcttttgacctcgtgatccacccgcctcggcctcccaaagtgctgggattataggcgtcagccaccgtgcccggccgctgcttgctttttaaatgtcaattCTAGGGCCCCTTTCCTTCTAGCACTCTCCATACATGGCTATGGACTAACTGGTCTTTGTTCTATAGGCCAGCTTCCCTTTTTTCCTCTGTTTGACTTGTGGAATCTGCCATTCCTCTGTCCCCAGGAGTCCTTCCTCAGCAATCCTTTCTCCTGGTTATGAGGGGCAGGTAGTGCCTCAGCAGGGACGATGTTTTGAAAGGCTGCTGAGCTGGAGTGCTGATCACTGTGGAAGGAACACTCAGGCCTGCTGCGTTGCACCCTCCAGGAAGACATGGCTTTACCTCTCGTTTGCATCTTCTTTGCTGGGGTGACTTGACTGATCTCTGAACAGACACAGGTTCAGTGTCCCCTGTGGAGCTGAGGCTGCCAGGATGCCTGTGTCTGGAACAGTGGGCAAAGATGTCAGGTGAGAGCTGAGGGCTGTGGTTGGCCTCAGGCCCTGGGTGTCAGAACACACGTTTTCCCAGCTCCTCTTCTGCAGGCTGTTCCCTGATTGATGTTGACATTGCTGAGAGGGGACCCGACTCTCCTGCCTTAGTGTGGTCTTGTTTGGCCTTTCTGCATGATGTCTAGGGAACCCTGTGGGGCCCAAGGCCTGGATTCAGTAGTGGGTTCAGTTCCTGCCATAGCTGTTTCTCTGAGCAGTAGGAAActgtcctctgcctcctgggtggctCCTTTCCTTCCATACAAGCTGGACTTTGTGTCTGAGACTGAAGGGATGGGGCCTGGTTGGAGGGCCAGGGAGAAGCTACCATTGAGCCGGTTGCCTGCAATGGTACTCGGAATGCTGCAGCTGTGCCCGGTGGGAGCATTGGCTGAGGAGGGGCGAGCCTGCGTTGGATCTGGAGCCTGGATGGGGTGCTGACCTAGGATAATCCACCTGCCACATACAGGCACCTCAACAGCTCTCTTGTCTCTGGATGGAGGGGCCTCAATGCTGTCTCCTACACAGCAGGACCACCCCTTGTTCTGTGCCTGTTCTAGGATGCTTTTCTGCTTAATGTTAGTCCctgggtggaggtgggacct
Encoded here:
- the COX8A gene encoding cytochrome c oxidase subunit 8A, mitochondrial, whose translation is MSVLTPLLLRGLTGSARRLPVPRAQVHSMPPEQKLGVLELAIGLTSCMVTFLLPAGWILSHLESYKKRG